One region of Olleya sp. Hel_I_94 genomic DNA includes:
- a CDS encoding DUF3857 domain-containing protein, whose product MKKFAILFILLSFYSALAQDNYDQFWQELLSNNRVSATETLKNVNDNTIQNLIVNEMLRVENGQFRTNKDFLPAFLNDADYQYYLYALWNENYLFNTYLETGFNSKNIGAIRSVAKKNPTHSTIKDAIIYLESVLARDSKEWKTYNSKMNNIPSFRHWQYCGVFENLNKSGLDRVYGPETNANSDAPFDAESNGFVNWYTAKNQEEAYQFFTNHEEYGSGVNYAQTFVTASQDETVILRIGSGSAFKLWLNDVVIFENKQDVVTDLDAYQVKVTFPKGNNRLLIKTAESDYGSYFIVSPLNLDGSHNTNLKDTASYADYNKSTISQLNAKPITNSFEAYFLNKLDQNPNNFFNAYCLVKTYLRNSKYEEAKKVIQPFLEQYPKSSLLRKLMISVYSLEEDYTSIQEINKNMELDDDSYYLPVLLKVMLFDELTRMSLTELEEYLEKLKKTIDLEIMHETADFIYNARQENKAKVKKNLDKLMKMADGNTKLVLRYAPLYASLFEEENKTISILEDLEKSTFDLALVRQLVSYYDRRNQKDKVMDMLTNEIEYLGTDNYYLRSIINKLHQYQKHKESLKYIDQGLSNFPDSFVFQELKGDALLQIDKQKAITAYQASLAHNSNDKSLRKKLKDLNNENNVLKDLVTEDAYGLITDTRGKILTNNYGFNILHDNSTVELYSEGGGNYRSVFIYEITSDNGVERFKEYDLGLSGTYNINKSEIVKQDKSIVPADKSGSSLVFNGLSIGDVIYLDYEYSFSKSGRFYKTYSDRFMLGSFHPTASSSVKVIAPKDYKLNYKSVNGNTQPKITTKGDSKLYEWTILNNPGLPQGEDYMPSDSDVAEYVHFSTIDSWNEISIWYSDLVRSVMEVNATVQDTFDALFPEGYKHLSEDQRAKIIYNYIRNNFTYSYVSFRQSGFVPQKPSKTIKTNLGDCKDFSTLYVTLAKKAELDANLVLVLTSDYGYNSLVLPSTDFNHCIAKVKIDGKDQFLELTDKYLPYKSLPTSLRGATALEIPLDRNDTKTYDLFKLNNLSREQAVSKNIVTLNIDNSKIGMVIDSEYSGHINSYYSSVFAEPNAEVVKKSVYEDYDNRLSDDFTLNSVNNIERLNDDMLIKYTSDMTLNKKINKIGSTNVLQLPMVSNPYTNSIVSLEKREHVIDYTLYENMDVYQVDYIVNIQADQSFTEIPENVSLTFKDHSYSITYSKLKANQLKVEIKSKPSMKRIQAADYPEFKTYVKNVLDAQDTFIGYK is encoded by the coding sequence ATGAAAAAATTCGCTATACTATTTATTTTGCTAAGCTTTTATTCGGCTTTAGCCCAAGATAATTATGATCAATTTTGGCAAGAGTTATTAAGTAATAATCGTGTTTCTGCTACTGAAACATTAAAGAATGTTAATGACAATACTATTCAAAATCTTATTGTTAATGAAATGCTTAGGGTAGAGAATGGTCAATTTAGAACCAATAAAGATTTTTTGCCTGCATTTTTAAATGATGCAGATTATCAGTATTACTTATATGCACTTTGGAATGAAAATTATTTATTTAATACGTATCTAGAAACTGGTTTTAATAGCAAAAATATAGGAGCAATTCGAAGCGTTGCCAAAAAAAATCCCACACATAGCACTATCAAAGATGCTATAATTTACCTAGAGTCTGTTTTAGCAAGAGACAGTAAAGAGTGGAAGACATATAATTCTAAAATGAACAATATACCATCATTTAGACATTGGCAGTATTGTGGTGTTTTTGAAAACTTAAATAAAAGTGGTCTTGATCGTGTATATGGTCCAGAAACAAACGCTAATAGTGATGCGCCTTTTGATGCAGAAAGTAATGGTTTTGTTAATTGGTACACAGCAAAAAACCAAGAAGAGGCTTATCAGTTTTTTACAAATCACGAAGAATATGGCTCTGGTGTTAATTATGCGCAAACATTTGTTACTGCATCACAAGACGAAACAGTAATTTTACGTATAGGAAGCGGATCTGCTTTTAAATTATGGTTAAATGATGTAGTTATTTTTGAAAACAAACAAGACGTCGTTACAGACCTAGATGCATATCAAGTCAAAGTAACGTTTCCTAAAGGTAATAATAGGTTGTTAATAAAAACTGCAGAGAGTGATTATGGTAGCTACTTTATAGTTAGTCCATTAAATTTAGATGGCTCACATAATACTAATCTAAAAGATACTGCAAGCTATGCTGATTATAATAAAAGTACTATAAGTCAACTAAATGCAAAACCAATTACTAATAGTTTTGAAGCTTATTTTTTAAACAAACTTGATCAAAACCCAAATAACTTTTTTAATGCCTATTGTTTAGTAAAAACATATTTAAGAAACTCTAAATATGAAGAAGCTAAAAAAGTAATACAACCATTTTTAGAGCAATATCCAAAAAGTAGTTTGTTAAGAAAATTAATGATTTCTGTGTATTCTTTAGAAGAAGATTATACTAGCATACAAGAAATTAATAAAAATATGGAACTGGATGACGACTCCTATTATCTACCAGTTTTATTAAAAGTTATGTTATTTGACGAGTTGACTAGAATGAGTCTTACTGAGTTAGAAGAATACCTTGAGAAACTTAAAAAAACTATTGATTTAGAAATCATGCACGAAACTGCAGATTTTATCTACAATGCACGTCAGGAAAATAAAGCTAAAGTCAAAAAAAACCTAGATAAGTTAATGAAGATGGCAGATGGTAATACTAAGTTAGTATTACGTTATGCACCTTTATATGCGTCATTGTTTGAAGAGGAAAATAAGACAATTAGTATATTAGAAGATTTAGAAAAAAGCACCTTTGACTTAGCTTTAGTTAGACAGCTAGTGTCTTATTACGATAGACGCAATCAAAAAGATAAAGTCATGGATATGCTGACCAATGAGATTGAATATCTAGGGACAGATAATTATTACTTAAGATCAATTATTAATAAATTACATCAATATCAAAAACATAAAGAATCTTTAAAATATATTGATCAAGGATTATCAAATTTTCCAGATTCGTTTGTTTTTCAAGAGTTAAAAGGGGATGCTTTACTTCAAATAGATAAACAAAAGGCAATTACTGCGTATCAAGCATCATTGGCTCACAATAGCAACGATAAATCCCTAAGAAAAAAATTAAAAGATTTAAATAACGAAAATAACGTTTTAAAAGATTTAGTAACAGAAGATGCTTACGGATTAATTACGGACACTAGAGGTAAGATTTTAACCAATAATTATGGTTTTAATATATTACATGATAATAGCACTGTAGAGTTGTATAGTGAAGGTGGTGGTAATTATAGATCTGTTTTTATCTACGAAATTACTTCAGACAATGGAGTAGAACGTTTTAAAGAATATGATTTAGGTTTAAGCGGAACATATAATATTAATAAATCAGAAATTGTTAAACAAGATAAAAGCATCGTGCCAGCAGATAAAAGTGGATCTAGCTTAGTATTTAACGGATTGTCAATTGGTGATGTAATTTATTTAGATTACGAATATTCGTTTTCTAAGTCTGGTCGTTTTTACAAAACGTATTCTGACCGTTTTATGTTAGGTTCTTTTCATCCTACTGCCTCTTCTTCAGTTAAAGTAATTGCGCCAAAAGATTATAAATTAAATTATAAAAGTGTTAACGGTAATACACAACCTAAAATAACAACTAAAGGCGATTCTAAATTATACGAATGGACTATTTTAAATAATCCAGGATTACCACAAGGTGAAGACTATATGCCAAGTGATAGTGATGTTGCAGAGTATGTTCACTTTAGTACAATAGATAGTTGGAACGAAATTTCTATATGGTATTCTGACCTAGTTAGAAGTGTTATGGAAGTTAACGCGACTGTACAAGATACATTTGATGCATTATTTCCGGAAGGTTACAAGCATTTATCAGAAGACCAACGTGCTAAAATTATCTACAATTATATACGTAATAATTTTACCTATAGTTATGTTAGTTTTAGACAAAGTGGATTTGTGCCACAAAAACCATCTAAAACCATCAAAACTAATTTAGGAGATTGTAAAGACTTTTCTACTTTATATGTAACGTTGGCTAAAAAAGCCGAGTTAGATGCTAATTTAGTACTTGTGTTAACCTCAGATTACGGTTATAACAGTTTAGTATTGCCAAGTACAGATTTTAATCACTGTATTGCAAAAGTTAAAATTGATGGAAAAGATCAGTTTTTAGAATTAACAGATAAGTATTTACCATATAAATCTTTACCAACATCGTTAAGAGGTGCTACAGCTTTAGAGATTCCTTTGGATAGAAATGATACTAAAACGTATGATTTATTTAAATTGAATAATTTATCAAGAGAGCAAGCGGTCTCTAAAAACATAGTTACATTAAATATCGATAATTCAAAAATTGGTATGGTAATAGACTCAGAATATAGTGGTCATATTAATTCTTATTATTCTAGTGTATTTGCAGAGCCAAATGCAGAGGTTGTTAAAAAATCTGTTTACGAAGATTATGATAATAGATTATCAGATGATTTTACATTAAATAGTGTGAATAATATAGAAAGACTTAATGATGATATGTTGATTAAATATACATCAGATATGACATTAAATAAAAAAATAAATAAAATAGGATCTACTAATGTGTTGCAATTACCAATGGTATCTAATCCTTATACCAATAGTATTGTTAGTTTAGAAAAACGTGAGCATGTAATTGATTATACATTATACGAAAACATGGATGTTTACCAAGTAGATTATATTGTTAATATCCAAGCCGATCAGTCTTTTACTGAAATTCCTGAGAATGTTAGTCTAACTTTTAAAGACCATTCCTATAGCATAACTTATAGTAAGTTAAAGGCTAATCAATTAAAGGTTGAAATCAAATCAAAGCCTTCAATGAAACGTATTCAAGCTGCTGACTATCCAGAATTTAAAACCTATGTCAAAAATGTATTAGATGCACAAGATACTTTTATAGGTTATAAGTAG
- the ribB gene encoding 3,4-dihydroxy-2-butanone-4-phosphate synthase: MITTNTERQTSFQLNTIEEAIQDIKAGKVIIVVDDEDRENEGDFLAAAELVTPEMINFMATHGRGLICTPLTEHRCEELDLHMMVTNNTDHMETAFTVSVDLKGNGVTTGISAGDRAKTVLSLTNPDTKPFDLARPGHIFPLVAKEGGVLRRTGHTEAAIDFARLAGLQPAGVIVEIMNEDGTMARLPQLIEVAKKFDLKLVSIEDLIAYRMDHDSLIAKKEDFQIETRFGSFRLRAYQQTTNNQVHIALTKGDWTSEDTVLTRVNSTLVNNDILGTLTNNADEKLDDMFRVINDEGRGAILFINQQAESMNLLQRLTVLKSAQKPNTVAKAPAIAMDSKDFGIGAQILHDLNIHKLKLISNSQQTKRVGMIGYGLEIIEYVGY, encoded by the coding sequence ATGATTACTACAAACACAGAACGACAAACTTCTTTTCAATTAAATACAATAGAAGAAGCAATTCAAGATATAAAAGCAGGAAAGGTTATTATCGTAGTCGATGATGAAGACAGAGAAAATGAAGGTGATTTTTTAGCTGCTGCAGAATTAGTTACGCCAGAAATGATCAATTTTATGGCTACGCATGGTAGAGGATTAATTTGCACACCCTTAACAGAACATAGATGTGAAGAGTTAGATTTACATATGATGGTTACTAACAATACCGATCATATGGAAACTGCCTTTACAGTATCTGTAGATTTAAAAGGAAATGGAGTAACCACAGGAATATCTGCAGGTGACAGAGCAAAAACCGTACTATCATTAACTAATCCTGACACTAAACCTTTTGATTTAGCACGACCAGGACATATCTTTCCTTTAGTAGCAAAAGAAGGTGGTGTTTTAAGACGAACAGGTCATACGGAAGCTGCTATAGATTTTGCAAGATTAGCAGGCTTACAACCTGCTGGAGTTATTGTAGAAATCATGAACGAAGATGGTACTATGGCTCGCTTACCTCAACTAATTGAAGTTGCTAAAAAGTTTGATTTAAAACTAGTATCCATTGAGGACCTAATTGCCTATAGAATGGATCATGATTCTTTAATTGCTAAAAAAGAAGATTTTCAGATTGAAACTAGATTTGGTAGTTTTAGATTAAGAGCTTACCAACAAACTACAAATAACCAAGTACATATCGCTTTAACTAAAGGTGATTGGACTAGTGAAGATACCGTTTTAACACGAGTTAATTCTACCTTAGTAAATAACGATATATTAGGCACGTTAACCAATAACGCAGACGAGAAATTAGATGATATGTTTCGTGTAATTAATGACGAAGGTCGTGGAGCTATATTATTTATAAACCAACAAGCAGAATCTATGAATTTACTACAACGCTTGACTGTTTTAAAAAGCGCGCAAAAGCCAAACACTGTTGCTAAAGCTCCTGCTATTGCAATGGATAGTAAAGACTTTGGAATTGGAGCACAAATTTTACATGATTTAAATATTCATAAATTAAAATTAATATCTAACTCTCAGCAAACAAAACGTGTTGGTATGATTGGTTATGGTTTAGAAATTATAGAATATGTAGGTTATTAA
- a CDS encoding LptF/LptG family permease: MKILDRYILTTYLKTFISVFVILMLIFVLQAIWLYIKELAGKDLDIVTVLKFLMYITPTLIPLILPLTILLASIMVFGDFAENYEFAAMKSTGISLQRAMSGLGLFIVGLGVLTFFFSNNVIPWAEYNSFNLRRNIANVKPAMIIAEGQFNDIGDAFNIKVEEKSGKNGKFLKGITIHKKGSSRMSGNFTTIVADHGELASQEDSNVLNLVLYDGYYYDDTPPRKAEERNKKPFSKAEFKKHVLAIDLSELNNIDLDEKNVENKYTMLNVSELNYTIDSLKTERNGVVSEFSNTIYNRTNLPTLNLTIKSIKDSIYGGDILDIFNTKRKIQVLDYAVNSVSSTQQILKSKTTALQIKNSNIYKHGIQLHKKFALGIACIILFFVGAPLGALIRKGGLGLPMVIAIVLFLSYHFIGLFAENSAKNGKLNPVLSAWFSTLIMLPLSIFLTKRATQDRGIFEFDHITVPIKNWYNAKFGKTKITADTLSSDTIYLPETEKASYKTLSTLSITFYIISVALFILYFVFKNNKLPVVALAGIQISLISFFVFLFNYIKSTLSFNKLHSLISDKKEPLIQTIIGIVIYPLIYILRVQKLTIGTDYNILPNSTTEDIATTTPITLEASDIKNYKILSKLSYVFFTIALVLFILFFVFKNNKLPVFSQASIQISAISFLVFLFNYIKATFEYKKLLKIIVVKDNPLVTILGTVFYPYTHYFRTQKLDT, from the coding sequence GTGAAAATATTAGATAGGTACATATTAACTACATATCTTAAAACCTTTATCAGCGTGTTTGTAATACTCATGCTGATTTTTGTTTTACAGGCTATATGGCTATACATTAAAGAGTTAGCAGGAAAAGACTTAGACATTGTTACCGTCTTAAAGTTTTTAATGTATATCACTCCAACCCTTATTCCGTTAATTTTACCGCTTACAATTTTGTTAGCATCCATTATGGTTTTTGGTGATTTTGCTGAAAACTATGAGTTTGCTGCAATGAAGTCTACAGGGATTTCATTACAACGTGCCATGTCTGGATTAGGTCTATTTATTGTAGGCTTAGGTGTATTAACCTTCTTTTTTAGTAATAATGTAATTCCGTGGGCAGAATACAACAGTTTTAATTTAAGAAGAAACATTGCCAATGTAAAACCTGCAATGATTATTGCTGAAGGTCAATTTAACGATATTGGTGATGCTTTTAATATTAAAGTTGAAGAAAAGTCTGGTAAAAATGGTAAATTTCTTAAAGGTATAACCATACATAAAAAAGGTTCCAGTCGCATGTCAGGTAACTTTACCACAATTGTTGCAGACCATGGAGAATTGGCAAGCCAAGAAGATTCAAACGTGCTTAATTTAGTTTTGTATGATGGATATTATTATGATGATACACCACCTAGAAAAGCTGAAGAAAGAAATAAAAAACCATTTAGTAAAGCCGAGTTTAAAAAACACGTTTTGGCAATTGACTTGTCCGAATTAAATAATATTGATTTAGATGAAAAAAATGTAGAAAACAAATATACGATGCTTAACGTATCAGAGTTAAATTACACCATAGACTCGCTTAAAACAGAACGTAATGGCGTGGTTAGTGAGTTTTCCAACACCATATATAATAGGACTAATTTACCAACTTTAAATTTGACCATCAAATCCATAAAAGATAGTATTTATGGTGGAGATATTTTAGACATATTTAATACCAAACGTAAAATACAAGTATTAGATTATGCGGTTAATAGCGTATCTAGTACTCAACAAATATTAAAATCTAAGACCACAGCTTTACAAATAAAGAACTCCAATATTTATAAACATGGTATACAATTACACAAAAAATTTGCGTTAGGTATAGCCTGCATTATTCTATTTTTTGTTGGAGCTCCTTTAGGTGCCTTAATACGTAAAGGAGGTTTAGGATTACCAATGGTTATTGCTATAGTCTTGTTTTTAAGTTATCACTTTATAGGTTTATTTGCCGAAAACAGTGCTAAAAACGGAAAACTAAACCCTGTACTCTCTGCTTGGTTTTCAACGTTAATCATGTTACCATTAAGTATATTTTTGACTAAACGCGCTACTCAGGATAGAGGTATTTTTGAATTCGATCATATTACAGTTCCTATTAAAAATTGGTACAATGCCAAATTTGGTAAAACTAAAATTACAGCTGATACATTAAGCTCTGATACAATCTATCTACCAGAAACTGAAAAAGCTAGCTATAAAACATTATCAACACTTAGTATTACTTTTTACATAATTAGTGTTGCTCTATTTATTTTATACTTTGTATTTAAAAACAACAAATTACCAGTTGTAGCTTTAGCTGGAATACAGATAAGTTTAATTTCATTTTTTGTATTTTTATTTAATTATATAAAATCAACTTTAAGCTTTAATAAGTTACACAGCCTAATTTCTGATAAAAAAGAACCTCTAATACAAACCATTATAGGTATAGTTATTTATCCTTTAATATATATATTAAGAGTTCAAAAACTTACTATTGGAACAGATTATAATATCTTACCAAATAGCACAACAGAAGACATAGCAACCACTACTCCAATTACCTTGGAAGCTAGTGATATTAAAAATTATAAAATATTATCTAAATTAAGTTACGTGTTTTTTACAATCGCGTTAGTATTATTTATTTTGTTTTTTGTGTTTAAAAACAACAAGCTTCCTGTATTCTCACAAGCTAGTATTCAGATAAGTGCAATTTCATTTCTAGTGTTTCTTTTTAATTATATTAAAGCAACCTTTGAATACAAAAAACTACTTAAAATAATAGTAGTAAAAGACAACCCACTAGTTACCATTTTAGGAACTGTTTTTTACCCTTACACGCATTACTTTAGAACTCAAAAACTAGACACTTAG